Proteins encoded within one genomic window of Deinococcus budaensis:
- a CDS encoding anhydro-N-acetylmuramic acid kinase, with protein sequence MTLPPRAPRVLGLMSGTSADGIDAALLELPGWPALGTGGGFPGLPGGVPRGRVVGHLFTPYPPGLRAAVLRAMRGEATTPDLTQLHWGLGEALAGAAAPLAGAADLIASHGQTVQHHPRPDAARGWARPATLQLGEAAVIAARTGKPVVADFRPADLAAGGLGAPLVPFADWALYAQAGVRRAIHNLGGISNLTFLPGAAREDVLAFDTGPGNCLLDEVAALAGQSCDEDGRLAAAGTVHLPTLAAWLAHPELQITPPKASGREVWTLERLPSPASLSVPDLAATATAFTARTVADAYARWVVPRGLDEIVVAGGGARNPTLMAALRSALAPLPVRTFGEVGWAEYGLTDATREAAAFALLGYARAQGWPNTLPQTTGARHAACAGKLLACPLPETPA encoded by the coding sequence GTGACCCTGCCCCCCCGCGCCCCCCGCGTCCTGGGCCTGATGAGCGGGACCAGCGCCGACGGCATTGACGCCGCGCTGCTGGAGCTGCCGGGCTGGCCCGCACTGGGGACGGGCGGGGGCTTTCCAGGCTTGCCGGGGGGCGTGCCGCGTGGCCGGGTGGTGGGGCACCTTTTTACCCCCTACCCGCCGGGGCTGCGTGCGGCGGTGCTGCGGGCGATGCGGGGCGAGGCCACGACCCCGGACCTGACCCAGCTCCACTGGGGGCTGGGCGAGGCGCTGGCGGGGGCGGCGGCCCCGCTGGCCGGGGCCGCCGACCTGATCGCCTCGCACGGACAGACCGTGCAGCACCACCCCCGGCCGGATGCGGCGCGCGGCTGGGCGCGGCCCGCGACCCTGCAACTGGGAGAAGCGGCCGTGATCGCGGCCCGAACCGGAAAGCCCGTCGTGGCCGATTTCCGCCCGGCGGACCTGGCAGCGGGGGGACTGGGGGCGCCCCTGGTGCCCTTCGCAGACTGGGCGCTGTACGCGCAGGCGGGGGTGCGGCGGGCGATTCACAACCTCGGCGGGATCAGCAACCTGACCTTCCTGCCGGGTGCAGCCCGGGAGGACGTGCTCGCCTTCGACACCGGCCCCGGCAACTGCCTGCTCGACGAGGTCGCCGCCCTGGCCGGGCAGAGCTGCGACGAGGACGGGCGGCTGGCGGCGGCGGGCACGGTCCACCTGCCCACGCTGGCCGCGTGGCTGGCCCACCCCGAGTTGCAGATCACTCCGCCCAAAGCCAGCGGGCGCGAGGTCTGGACGCTGGAGCGCCTCCCCTCCCCCGCCTCCCTCAGCGTGCCCGACCTCGCGGCGACCGCCACCGCCTTCACCGCCCGCACGGTCGCGGACGCCTACGCCCGCTGGGTCGTGCCGCGCGGGCTGGACGAGATCGTGGTGGCGGGGGGCGGGGCGCGCAATCCCACCCTGATGGCGGCGCTCAGATCGGCCCTGGCGCCCCTGCCGGTGCGGACCTTCGGGGAGGTGGGGTGGGCCGAGTACGGCCTGACCGACGCCACCCGCGAGGCGGCGGCCTTCGCGCTGCTGGGCTACGCGCGGGCGCAGGGCTGGCCCAACACGCTCCCGCAGACCACGGGCGCCCGGCACGCCGCCTGCGCCGGAAAACTTCTCGCTTGCCCCCTTCCGGAGACGCCCGCATGA
- the murQ gene encoding N-acetylmuramic acid 6-phosphate etherase has translation MTLPPAVPGPSALPADPRRTEAVDPGHADLDRLGVQALVQVLADDQRAAVEAVRAAAPALARAVEAALPRLADGGRLVYLGAGTSGRLGILDATELTPTFSWPPERALGLIAGGEGAIRQAVEGAEDDPALGEADLRAVGVGPGDVVIAVAASGTTPYVLGAARAARAAGALTVGLANNPGTPLLAACECPVLLDTGPEVISGSTRLKAGTAQKIALNTLSSALMVRLGKVYGNLMVDVRASNSKLAARALHLTRHATGAGEAEARAALDAAGGHVKTALVMLRLDLGAPEAEARLAAAGGHARTALGEGLEEG, from the coding sequence ATGACCCTGCCCCCCGCTGTCCCTGGCCCCTCTGCCCTGCCCGCCGACCCCCGCCGCACCGAGGCCGTTGACCCGGGGCACGCCGACCTCGACCGGCTGGGGGTGCAGGCGCTGGTGCAGGTGCTGGCCGACGACCAGCGCGCGGCGGTGGAGGCGGTGCGCGCGGCGGCCCCGGCGCTGGCCCGGGCGGTGGAGGCGGCGCTGCCCCGGCTCGCGGACGGCGGGCGGCTGGTCTACCTGGGCGCCGGAACCAGCGGGCGGCTGGGCATTCTCGACGCGACCGAGCTGACGCCGACCTTCTCCTGGCCGCCCGAGCGCGCCCTGGGGCTAATCGCCGGGGGCGAAGGCGCGATTCGCCAGGCGGTCGAGGGCGCCGAGGACGATCCCGCGCTGGGCGAGGCCGACCTGCGCGCGGTGGGGGTGGGGCCGGGCGACGTGGTGATCGCGGTCGCGGCGAGCGGCACCACCCCCTACGTGCTGGGCGCCGCCCGCGCGGCGCGGGCGGCGGGCGCGCTGACCGTGGGGCTGGCGAACAATCCCGGCACGCCGCTGCTGGCCGCCTGCGAGTGCCCGGTCCTGCTGGACACCGGGCCGGAGGTGATCAGCGGGAGCACCCGCCTGAAGGCCGGGACCGCCCAGAAAATCGCGCTGAACACGCTGTCGAGCGCCCTGATGGTGCGGCTGGGCAAGGTCTACGGCAACCTGATGGTGGACGTGCGGGCCAGCAACAGCAAGCTCGCGGCCCGCGCCCTGCATCTGACCCGCCACGCGACCGGCGCCGGGGAGGCCGAGGCCCGCGCCGCCCTGGACGCGGCGGGCGGCCACGTCAAGACGGCCCTGGTGATGCTGCGCCTGGACCTGGGCGCCCCCGAGGCCGAGGCCCGCCTCGCGGCGGCGGGCGGCCACGCCCGGACGGCGCTGGGCGAGGGTCTGGAGGAGGGATGA
- a CDS encoding serine hydrolase domain-containing protein, with product MIPARTRELLTRAVEGGDLPGAALGVVSAAGEQATLVLGHAALDPEPVPLEEDFAWDLASLTKPLLTAREVLRGAEDGLLDLDDPLAAHLPELAWMQDAALQTRTLRQLLTHTAGLPAWAPLYTWGDAATIRARLLQEPWPLADPGEVLYSDLGYLLLGSVLERVRGQPLRDFALDPGLTFAPDPARTAATERCPWRGRVLRGETHDENAWALGGVSGHAGLFGTLAGVLAQAGQLLRGGWLSPAGQAAALAPAAPGRTLAFVAAQPGWSGGSLCSAAAFGHTGFTGTGLWVDPARGLAWVLLTHRVHPSRHGPLDIQALRRAVGNTLLAAQRAGS from the coding sequence ATGATTCCCGCGCGCACCCGCGAGCTGCTCACGCGGGCCGTGGAGGGCGGCGACCTTCCTGGCGCTGCGTTGGGCGTGGTCAGCGCGGCGGGCGAGCAGGCGACCCTGGTGCTGGGCCACGCCGCCCTCGACCCCGAACCCGTGCCGCTGGAGGAGGATTTCGCCTGGGACCTCGCCAGCCTCACCAAGCCGCTGCTGACCGCCCGCGAGGTGCTGCGCGGCGCAGAAGACGGCCTGCTCGACCTCGACGATCCCCTGGCAGCGCACCTGCCCGAGCTGGCCTGGATGCAGGACGCGGCCCTCCAGACGCGCACGCTGCGCCAGCTCCTGACCCACACGGCGGGCCTTCCGGCCTGGGCGCCGCTCTACACCTGGGGAGACGCGGCGACCATCCGCGCGCGGCTGCTTCAGGAACCCTGGCCGCTGGCCGACCCCGGCGAGGTGCTGTACAGCGACCTGGGTTACCTGCTGCTGGGCAGCGTGCTGGAGCGGGTGCGGGGGCAGCCCCTGCGCGACTTTGCCCTGGACCCCGGGCTGACCTTTGCGCCCGATCCCGCCCGCACCGCCGCCACCGAGCGCTGCCCCTGGCGCGGGCGGGTGCTGCGCGGCGAGACCCACGACGAGAACGCCTGGGCGCTGGGCGGCGTGTCCGGCCACGCCGGGCTGTTCGGCACCCTGGCGGGCGTGCTGGCGCAGGCCGGGCAGCTGCTGCGCGGAGGCTGGCTCTCCCCGGCGGGGCAGGCGGCGGCCCTCGCCCCGGCCGCTCCGGGCCGCACCCTCGCCTTTGTGGCCGCGCAGCCGGGCTGGAGCGGCGGCAGCCTGTGCAGCGCGGCGGCCTTCGGGCACACCGGCTTTACCGGGACGGGGCTGTGGGTGGACCCGGCGCGCGGCCTGGCCTGGGTGCTGCTGACCCACCGGGTGCATCCCAGCCGCCACGGGCCGCTCGATATCCAGGCGCTGCGCCGCGCGGTGGGCAACACCCTGCTGGCGGCGCAGCGGGCCGGGAGCTAA
- a CDS encoding MFS transporter: MTPHLRTRDKLLYGPADFGGNLVGVVGNTWLLYYFVNVAGLPPLLAGLAFLAGRLFDALVDPAIGALSDRLRVRRGRLWFTRVFALPAGLVFGALWLVPYVDGTPGRFLLACLGFMTLSVLYSLATIPYLALGPELTRDYDERTRLNSYRLAFSMLATLVGVALPPLIVLGVTGARDLASSPPAGWLVVGVVSAVAATAALLVTGLGVREPLRHLSGAAHPPLRWRAVRELLGTFGLGPLLGVFLLITVALMVTNSILPFFLESVLRLPGSLQAPLLGGLFAVAILGFGLWSWLSGRIGKRAGVMLGSALMVLSLLLYVYAVPRGGVSPLLIGTIVINGLGLAAVSLFPWAMLPDVLEFDELRSGLRREGLLYALLLLGLKAAGSLGVFSNALVTGGLGYVAGSAVQSSDTVRGIALMMGPVPAALYLAALVCAWRYPITRQNHAQARAQLAAGAAASGPAD; this comes from the coding sequence ATGACGCCCCACCTGCGGACCCGCGACAAGCTGCTGTACGGCCCGGCCGACTTCGGGGGCAACCTCGTGGGGGTGGTGGGCAACACCTGGCTGCTGTACTACTTCGTCAATGTCGCCGGGCTGCCGCCGCTGCTGGCGGGCCTGGCCTTTCTGGCCGGGCGGCTGTTCGACGCGCTGGTGGACCCGGCCATCGGGGCGCTTTCCGACCGCCTGCGGGTGAGGCGCGGCCGCCTGTGGTTTACCCGGGTCTTTGCCCTGCCCGCCGGGCTGGTGTTCGGGGCGCTGTGGCTGGTGCCCTACGTGGACGGGACCCCGGGCCGCTTTCTGCTGGCCTGCCTGGGCTTCATGACGCTCTCGGTGCTGTACTCGCTGGCGACCATCCCCTACCTCGCGCTGGGACCCGAACTCACCCGCGACTACGACGAGCGCACCCGCCTGAACTCCTACCGCCTCGCCTTCTCGATGCTCGCGACCCTGGTCGGCGTGGCGCTGCCGCCCCTGATCGTGCTGGGGGTGACGGGCGCGCGCGACCTCGCTTCGAGTCCGCCCGCCGGATGGCTGGTGGTCGGCGTCGTCTCCGCCGTGGCCGCCACGGCCGCCCTGCTGGTGACGGGCCTGGGCGTGCGTGAACCGCTGCGCCACCTGAGCGGCGCAGCCCACCCGCCCCTCAGGTGGCGCGCGGTGCGCGAGTTGCTGGGCACCTTCGGCCTGGGACCGCTGCTGGGTGTCTTCCTGCTGATCACGGTCGCGCTGATGGTCACCAACTCCATCCTGCCCTTCTTCCTGGAATCGGTGCTGCGGCTGCCGGGCAGCCTTCAGGCCCCGCTGCTGGGCGGCCTGTTCGCGGTCGCCATCCTGGGGTTCGGGCTGTGGAGCTGGCTCTCGGGGCGAATCGGCAAGCGGGCGGGCGTGATGCTCGGCTCGGCGCTGATGGTGCTGAGCCTGCTGCTGTACGTGTACGCCGTGCCGCGCGGGGGGGTCTCGCCCCTCCTGATCGGGACCATCGTGATCAACGGCCTGGGGCTGGCGGCGGTGTCGCTCTTTCCCTGGGCGATGTTGCCCGACGTGCTGGAATTCGACGAGCTGCGCAGCGGCCTGCGGCGCGAGGGCCTGCTGTACGCGCTGCTGCTGCTGGGTCTCAAGGCGGCCGGGTCGCTGGGGGTGTTCTCCAACGCCCTGGTCACGGGCGGGCTGGGCTACGTGGCGGGCAGCGCCGTGCAGAGCAGCGACACGGTGCGGGGCATCGCGCTGATGATGGGTCCGGTTCCGGCGGCGCTGTACCTCGCGGCCCTGGTGTGCGCGTGGCGCTACCCGATCACCCGCCAGAACCACGCCCAGGCCCGCGCGCAGCTCGCGGCGGGGGCGGCCGCCTCCGGCCCCGCCGACTGA
- a CDS encoding haloalkane dehalogenase encodes MPDILRTPDHRFGGLPGYPFAPQYVADLPGYGGLRMHHLDEGPRGAAETFLCLHGQPTWSYLYRRMIPVFTGAGGRVIAPDLFGFGRSDKPAQDRAYTFDFHRGSLLRLIERLDLRNITLVVQDWGGLLGLTLPLEMPGRFSRLLVMNTALATGDVRPGPAFYAWRAYSDAHPNLDVAALLRRASARVTPQEARAYEAPFPDARYKAGVRAFPRLVPTRPGAPGAGVSRRAREWWALQLHMQSFMAVGMRDPILGAGPMRQLREQIRGCPPPLEVARGGHFVQEDAGEAIAAAALRAFGLAAGG; translated from the coding sequence ATGCCTGACATCCTCCGCACCCCCGACCACCGCTTTGGGGGCCTGCCGGGCTACCCCTTCGCGCCGCAGTACGTCGCCGACCTGCCGGGGTACGGCGGCCTGCGGATGCACCACCTCGACGAGGGGCCGCGCGGCGCCGCCGAGACGTTCCTGTGCCTGCACGGCCAGCCCACTTGGAGCTACCTCTACCGCCGGATGATCCCGGTGTTCACGGGGGCCGGGGGCCGGGTGATCGCCCCCGACCTGTTCGGCTTCGGGCGCTCGGACAAGCCCGCGCAGGACCGGGCGTACACCTTCGACTTCCACCGTGGGTCGCTGCTGCGGCTGATCGAGCGGCTGGACCTGCGCAACATTACCCTGGTCGTGCAGGACTGGGGCGGGCTGCTGGGCCTGACCCTGCCGCTGGAGATGCCGGGCAGATTCTCGCGCCTGCTGGTCATGAACACGGCCCTCGCCACCGGGGACGTGCGGCCTGGCCCCGCCTTTTACGCCTGGCGGGCGTACTCGGACGCCCACCCGAACCTGGACGTGGCCGCCCTGCTGCGCCGCGCCTCGGCCCGCGTGACGCCGCAGGAAGCCCGCGCCTACGAGGCACCCTTTCCGGACGCGCGCTACAAGGCCGGGGTGCGCGCCTTTCCCCGGCTGGTGCCCACCCGCCCAGGCGCGCCGGGCGCCGGGGTCTCCCGCCGGGCGCGCGAGTGGTGGGCGCTGCAACTGCATATGCAGAGTTTCATGGCGGTCGGGATGCGCGACCCCATCCTGGGCGCGGGGCCGATGCGGCAGCTGCGTGAGCAGATCCGGGGCTGCCCGCCCCCGCTGGAGGTCGCGCGCGGCGGTCACTTCGTGCAGGAGGACGCGGGCGAGGCCATCGCCGCGGCGGCCCTGCGGGCTTTCGGCCTCGCCGCTGGCGGCTGA
- a CDS encoding MG2 domain-containing protein → MRPLARAGLLAVLLAASLAPAQPPVGLYGGVFRPGQPVRVGVTAPPRTPLRLERVVDPLEVLRAAPDPHQPRLPPGTRTTLARTLSTGARSYGEVNLGPLPAGLYVLRAGRVGTLVLVTDLGLVVKRDSGTAVVYAADRETGQTRAARIWRLGASGAAPTLANPDGLAKFTAPAREGEYFLARYGEGWAISGANWNAYAQPRVKGFVYTDRPVYRPGQRVEFQGTLRSGQTLKPLVRQAVRVTVFSPFGESVFARRLTTNGYGSFSAGFDLPAGAKPGEYRFEARAAGGGDTASVPGSFAVEAYQKPEYAVTVTPGRARAVQGDKLSVTVSARYLFGGGVGGARVTYNVTRAPYYPPGFDAEADLPPDPGGREYGSDLVVREETRLNASGDLDLTLPLERDANGRPVSYRIEAEVEDEARRPVSGFARVIAFPAALNVEASTDAYVYGAGKPIQVTLETRDLNGAGRAAPVTLDLVRQEWVGARGRETLRETRVARVPVRTNARGVGSAVLTATRGGGYLIRARVRDPQGRVSTFENFVWILKTGEDWGWTYRDLTVRPDRRLYAPGDTATVLVGNPNPGSPVLVTLEGDRLRRSAVLRGRGAALTYSFPVTPDMRGDVFVGAAALGEGNFYSNAARVRVPVQDAELKVQVTPAKAKYRPGETGRLTVQVRDAAGRGVPAELSLGVVDGAIYLIRPDTSPSMLNVFHAPRENAVGTETSVYFYFETGRLPAPTAAMTEAAFGQGKGEGVAQGDAPREDFRDTILWVPQLVTDGSGRAEVGVRFPDNLTTWVATARAQTVSPRFGQAVATTMTTQDVIARLSVPPFLVRGDRVTLAGVVNNTLGRPLEANATARLSGLTGLGSPLLGPSGAPLRVPAGSRVRQDFAVRADAPGLARVTFGARSPAAGDSLRLPIPVKARGYESSVTAVGTAGQSVPLRLPPEANLSTARLRVFVTPSLLDAVAPALEYLVGYPYGCTEQTMSRFLPALLAREALGEGALPAEVRRELPRITDLGVARLTEFQHEDGGWGFWQFDDSTLEMTAYVTRGLLRAKALGVRVENRVLDRGLAYLARQVERAGEPQGARATAYRALAEAGRASAGAGADRLAAFARRGDLAPYALAHTALALDRAGQRGAAADLLDRLKAKRVGVRGGALVRWDAPQRAAWQWYWEDNDVQTTAAALEALARLEPGSPLIPRASQWLLANRRGPRWVSTQDTTSVVLAALALGPGQSGPAAAAAVRLNGQRVGEVRGAGEFTLAGERLSALLRGTNELRVDGPRGASFSAELNFAREPRALSGVTRGFQLTRTYERLEPSWDRKGKRYTFRRVPLLRGGQLQPVTTGDLILVTLTVRPGQKGARYLIVSDPIPAGTRALDDRSLAISGLRSGEDGEGWNEWYAGRDLLDDRVDLYADFISGPQKMTYVLRVQTPGTFTALPTHAFLMYDPDVEGYAPAATLTVRGRGE, encoded by the coding sequence GTGCGACCCCTTGCCCGTGCCGGTCTGCTCGCCGTCCTGCTCGCTGCCAGCCTCGCGCCCGCCCAGCCGCCCGTGGGGCTGTACGGCGGCGTCTTTCGTCCGGGACAGCCGGTCCGCGTCGGCGTCACGGCTCCGCCGCGCACGCCGCTGCGGCTGGAACGGGTGGTGGACCCGCTCGAGGTGTTGCGGGCCGCGCCCGATCCCCACCAGCCCCGCCTGCCGCCCGGCACCCGCACCACCCTGGCGCGGACGCTGAGCACCGGGGCCAGGAGTTACGGGGAGGTCAACCTCGGCCCCCTGCCCGCCGGGCTGTACGTGCTGCGCGCAGGCAGGGTGGGCACGCTGGTGCTGGTCACCGACCTGGGGCTGGTCGTGAAGCGTGACTCCGGCACGGCGGTGGTGTACGCGGCAGACCGGGAGACCGGGCAGACGCGGGCGGCCCGCATCTGGCGGCTGGGAGCAAGCGGCGCGGCCCCCACCCTCGCCAACCCGGACGGCCTCGCCAAGTTCACGGCCCCGGCGCGGGAGGGCGAATACTTTCTGGCCCGCTACGGCGAGGGATGGGCGATCTCGGGCGCGAATTGGAACGCCTACGCCCAGCCGCGCGTGAAGGGTTTCGTCTACACCGACCGCCCGGTCTACCGCCCCGGTCAGCGGGTCGAGTTCCAGGGCACCCTGCGCAGCGGCCAGACCCTGAAGCCCCTGGTGCGGCAGGCGGTGCGGGTGACCGTGTTCTCGCCCTTTGGGGAGAGCGTCTTCGCGCGCCGCCTGACCACCAACGGCTACGGCTCCTTCAGCGCGGGCTTCGACCTGCCCGCCGGGGCCAAGCCCGGGGAATACCGTTTCGAGGCGCGGGCGGCGGGGGGCGGCGACACAGCATCGGTCCCCGGCAGCTTCGCGGTCGAGGCGTACCAGAAGCCGGAATACGCGGTCACGGTCACGCCGGGCCGGGCGCGGGCCGTGCAGGGCGACAAGCTCAGCGTGACCGTCAGCGCCCGCTACCTCTTCGGCGGGGGGGTGGGCGGGGCGCGGGTGACCTACAACGTGACCCGCGCACCGTACTACCCGCCGGGCTTCGACGCCGAGGCGGACCTGCCGCCCGACCCCGGGGGCCGCGAGTACGGCTCGGACCTGGTGGTGCGCGAGGAGACCCGGCTGAATGCCTCGGGCGACCTCGACCTCACGCTGCCGCTGGAGCGGGACGCGAATGGCCGCCCGGTGAGCTACCGCATCGAGGCCGAGGTCGAGGACGAGGCCCGCCGCCCGGTCAGCGGCTTTGCCCGCGTGATCGCCTTTCCCGCCGCCCTGAACGTGGAGGCCAGCACCGACGCCTACGTCTACGGCGCCGGAAAACCTATTCAGGTGACCCTGGAGACCCGCGACCTGAACGGGGCGGGCCGCGCGGCGCCCGTGACCCTTGACCTGGTGCGCCAGGAGTGGGTGGGGGCGCGCGGGCGGGAGACGCTGCGCGAGACGCGGGTCGCCCGTGTGCCCGTCCGCACGAACGCGCGGGGGGTCGGGAGCGCGGTCCTCACCGCCACGCGGGGCGGCGGCTACCTGATCCGGGCGCGGGTGCGCGACCCGCAGGGCCGGGTCTCCACCTTCGAGAACTTCGTCTGGATTCTCAAAACCGGCGAGGACTGGGGCTGGACCTACCGCGACCTCACCGTGCGGCCGGACCGGCGTCTCTATGCGCCCGGCGACACCGCGACCGTGCTGGTCGGCAACCCCAACCCCGGCTCCCCGGTGCTGGTCACGCTGGAGGGCGACCGCCTGCGCCGTTCGGCGGTGCTGCGGGGGCGCGGGGCGGCGCTGACCTACTCGTTCCCGGTGACGCCCGACATGCGGGGCGACGTGTTCGTGGGGGCGGCGGCGCTGGGGGAGGGGAACTTCTACTCCAACGCCGCGCGGGTGCGGGTGCCAGTGCAGGACGCCGAATTGAAGGTGCAGGTCACGCCCGCCAAAGCGAAGTACCGCCCCGGCGAGACGGGCCGCCTGACCGTGCAGGTGCGCGACGCGGCGGGGCGCGGGGTGCCCGCCGAGCTGAGCCTGGGTGTGGTGGACGGGGCGATCTACCTGATCCGGCCCGACACCAGCCCGTCCATGCTGAACGTCTTCCACGCCCCGCGTGAGAACGCCGTGGGCACCGAGACCAGCGTGTATTTCTACTTCGAGACCGGCCGCCTGCCCGCCCCCACCGCCGCGATGACCGAGGCCGCTTTCGGGCAGGGCAAGGGGGAGGGCGTGGCCCAGGGGGACGCCCCGCGCGAGGACTTCCGCGACACGATCCTCTGGGTGCCCCAGCTGGTGACCGACGGCTCGGGCCGCGCCGAGGTCGGCGTGCGCTTTCCCGACAACCTCACGACCTGGGTGGCGACCGCCCGCGCCCAGACCGTCTCGCCGCGCTTCGGGCAGGCGGTGGCGACCACCATGACCACCCAGGACGTGATCGCCCGCCTGAGCGTCCCGCCCTTCCTGGTGCGCGGCGACAGGGTCACGCTCGCGGGCGTGGTGAACAACACGCTGGGGCGCCCACTGGAGGCAAACGCGACCGCGCGCCTGTCGGGCCTCACGGGGCTGGGATCGCCGCTGCTGGGACCTTCCGGCGCCCCGCTGAGGGTACCCGCCGGGAGCCGCGTTCGGCAGGACTTCGCGGTGCGGGCGGACGCGCCCGGCCTCGCCCGCGTGACTTTCGGCGCCCGCAGCCCGGCGGCGGGCGACAGCCTGCGGCTTCCCATTCCCGTCAAGGCGCGCGGTTACGAGAGCAGCGTCACGGCGGTGGGCACGGCGGGCCAGAGCGTGCCGCTGCGGCTGCCCCCGGAGGCGAACCTCAGCACGGCCCGGCTGCGCGTTTTCGTCACGCCGTCGCTGCTGGACGCCGTGGCTCCGGCGCTGGAGTACCTCGTGGGCTACCCCTACGGCTGCACCGAGCAGACCATGAGCCGCTTCCTGCCCGCCCTGCTCGCCCGCGAGGCGCTAGGGGAGGGGGCGCTTCCCGCCGAGGTACGCCGCGAACTGCCCCGCATCACCGACCTCGGCGTGGCCCGCCTGACCGAATTTCAGCATGAGGACGGCGGCTGGGGCTTCTGGCAGTTCGACGACTCCACCCTGGAGATGACCGCCTACGTGACGCGCGGCCTGCTGCGGGCCAAGGCGCTGGGGGTACGGGTGGAGAACCGCGTGCTCGACCGGGGGCTGGCCTACCTCGCGCGGCAGGTGGAGAGGGCGGGAGAACCCCAGGGCGCCCGCGCGACCGCCTACCGGGCGCTGGCGGAGGCGGGGCGGGCCAGTGCAGGAGCCGGGGCCGACCGCCTGGCCGCCTTCGCCCGCCGGGGCGACCTCGCGCCGTATGCGCTGGCACACACGGCGCTGGCGCTCGACCGGGCCGGGCAGCGGGGGGCGGCGGCGGACCTGCTCGACCGCCTGAAGGCCAAGCGGGTCGGCGTGCGCGGCGGCGCCCTGGTGCGCTGGGACGCCCCGCAGCGCGCGGCCTGGCAGTGGTACTGGGAAGACAATGACGTTCAGACCACCGCCGCCGCCCTGGAGGCCCTGGCGCGGCTGGAGCCGGGGAGTCCGCTGATTCCCCGCGCGAGCCAGTGGCTGCTGGCGAACCGCCGGGGGCCGCGCTGGGTCAGCACCCAGGACACCACCAGCGTGGTGCTGGCCGCGCTGGCGCTGGGGCCGGGGCAGAGCGGGCCTGCCGCCGCCGCCGCCGTTCGCCTCAACGGGCAGCGGGTCGGGGAGGTCCGGGGGGCGGGCGAGTTCACCCTCGCGGGCGAGCGGCTCTCGGCCCTGCTGCGCGGCACCAACGAGCTGCGGGTGGACGGACCGCGCGGCGCCTCCTTCTCCGCCGAACTGAACTTCGCCCGCGAACCGCGCGCCCTCTCCGGCGTCACGCGCGGCTTTCAGCTCACCCGCACCTACGAGCGGTTAGAGCCGAGTTGGGACAGGAAGGGCAAGCGGTACACCTTCCGCCGGGTGCCGCTGCTGCGGGGCGGACAGCTCCAGCCGGTCACGACCGGCGACCTGATTCTGGTCACCCTGACCGTGCGGCCCGGGCAGAAGGGCGCCCGCTACCTCATCGTCAGCGATCCCATTCCGGCGGGAACGCGGGCGCTGGACGACCGCTCGCTGGCGATCAGCGGTCTGCGAAGCGGCGAGGACGGTGAGGGGTGGAACGAGTGGTACGCGGGCCGCGACCTGCTCGACGACCGGGTGGACCTCTACGCCGACTTCATCTCCGGGCCGCAGAAGATGACCTACGTGCTGCGCGTCCAGACGCCCGGCACCTTCACGGCGCTGCCCACCCACGCCTTTTTGATGTACGACCCCGACGTGGAGGGCTACGCGCCCGCCGCCACGCTGACCGTGCGGGGACGCGGCGAATGA
- a CDS encoding DUF1175 family protein, with the protein MLALAALLLGAAAAAAAVPAPDRDRDGYPDALELVGVDRAAFADWFASVAESQYYGLSPDWKREDQDCAGLVRYAFVQALSRHDAAWWAKFAFLPRPRLPEVRGLTYPAPLVSRSVFRVAPGPYRAGDVDAGRLVGRTSAQFLANHSAARVSRDPARAQRGDLLFFLRPGLGAYHSMVFLGGGRVVYHTGARPGEGGEVRLVTLATLRRHPDPAFHPTPGNPNFLGVYRWQILR; encoded by the coding sequence GTGCTGGCCCTCGCCGCCCTGCTGCTGGGCGCGGCCGCCGCCGCCGCCGCCGTCCCGGCCCCCGACCGCGACCGCGACGGCTACCCCGACGCGCTGGAACTTGTCGGGGTGGACCGCGCCGCCTTTGCGGACTGGTTTGCCAGCGTGGCCGAGAGCCAGTATTACGGCCTCTCGCCGGACTGGAAGCGGGAGGATCAGGACTGCGCGGGGCTGGTGCGCTACGCCTTCGTGCAGGCGCTCTCCAGGCACGACGCGGCGTGGTGGGCCAAGTTCGCCTTTCTGCCCCGTCCGCGTCTGCCGGAGGTCCGGGGCCTCACGTACCCGGCCCCGCTGGTGTCCCGCTCGGTGTTCCGGGTGGCGCCCGGCCCCTACCGCGCGGGGGACGTGGACGCCGGGCGGCTGGTGGGGCGCACCTCGGCGCAGTTTCTGGCAAACCACTCGGCGGCCCGCGTCTCGCGCGATCCGGCGCGGGCGCAGCGCGGCGACCTGCTGTTCTTCCTGCGGCCGGGCCTGGGGGCGTACCACTCCATGGTCTTCCTGGGGGGCGGGCGCGTGGTGTACCACACGGGCGCGCGGCCCGGGGAAGGCGGCGAGGTCCGGCTGGTGACCCTCGCCACGCTGCGGCGTCACCCCGACCCGGCCTTTCACCCCACGCCCGGCAATCCGAATTTTCTCGGCGTGTACCGCTGGCAGATTCTGCGGTAG